One Spinacia oleracea cultivar Varoflay chromosome 4, BTI_SOV_V1, whole genome shotgun sequence DNA segment encodes these proteins:
- the LOC130472226 gene encoding protein FAR1-RELATED SEQUENCE 6-like — protein sequence MKTDSHISRKDVNIDLNEVLDDMAELRLRGETSNQAVHDNALENQFNDDNVTTNFNIDLNECVEETIELSSSDVVEKGEELRTYDVVEEAEVDEEAIELSSNDVVEQGEEAQEDEVAQEDEEAQEDEEPSVNHVDKIPTVGMSFTSGNEFANYCHKYAYNKGFEFSVRSSSLIHEYREEGVNKKGVGDKEPMYHMMRRIRFICNKGAPKRGERTKVTGCKVFVDARLENDMMVIKHCDLSHNHDLYPDHTRLMANYRCIDEQSFQKMVLNDAAGIYLNKSFNSLVIGSGGHANVSYNHRDLRNAVNLERRRTIFGGDAAAVEAHFKKMHEFNKDFYSAIQTDKEGKLLNVFWADARCRAQYKDFGDIITFDTTFLCNRYKMPFAPFIGCNHHGSSIVLGAALITYEDAESFVWVFEQWLQCMGKPPMGIITDQCKAIGKAVQTAFPGVPHRLCVWHIMQNASRNLGKYSSWKEIDKDFQVVVHDTLTIEEFDDAWKSMVTKFGLQNDKWINETYRIRASWAPGYWRSSFWAGMSSSQRSEGMNRFFKTYVGLNTCLIQFMKQFEAALRGKVEEEKKLHLDSQNKPYTYNNTLIAEVVFCKAYTNTKFKEVRGEVMGLTHTNIVSTGRDGTKILYDAVEKIPIPVHKAKQKTFQVTIDKEMGEFTCSCMLFEFRGILCRHIIRAIHCEDVNSIPDKYILTRWRKNVVRDYESIKVEYYDPNDSTQVKNSREVAKRNNYISTLALHNSETLSIFMEATEKMRESLEDTIGIKRTDGDDFMDWWDPSSKRVFGRRRIRPKENNKQHLERSAVPVEGASKDPIDQRGKGRAQEKRKKHPAEKKTRKRRKNVVHDTDEDMDEENDEALPNGEQGHVDAGRSAGVTDSYYGGYQYYGGNFINPGYNPNFFAPSSSNYRPNIYLNQQPLGRGYPNFSVRNPQQLSQSYMSQGSNQYSAMRPGF from the exons GTGCATGATAACGCACTGGAGAATCAGTTTAATGATGACAATGTaactacaaatttcaatatagaCCTAAATGAATGTGTGGAGGAGACCATTGAGTTGTCTTCAAGTGATGTGGTGGAAAAGGGCGAGGAGCTTCGTACATATGATGTTGTGGAGGAGGCTGAGGTGGACGAGGAGGCCATTGAGTTGTCTTCAAATGATGTGGTGGAACAGGGCGAGGAGGCTCAGGAGGATGAGGTAGCTCAGGAGGATGAGGAGGCTCAGGAGGATGAGGAGCCATCCGTAAACCATGTTGATAAAATCCCAACTGTGGGGATGTCCTTTACTTCGGGCAATGAATTTGCTAATTACTGCCATAAGTATGCGTATAATAAAGGTTTTGAGTTCTCTGTGAGATCAAGTTCATTAATACATGAGTACCGTGAAGAAGGAGTTAACAAAAAGGGGGTAGGGGATAAAGAGCCCATGTATCATATGATGAGAAGGATTCGATTTATTTGTAACAAAGGAGCCCCGAAAAGGGGGGAAAGAACTAAAGTTACGGGGTGTAAGGTGTTTGTAGATGCGCGGCTAGAGAATGACATGATGGTAATCAAGCATTGTGATTTGTCTCACAATCATGATCTTTATCCGGATCACACCCGGCTAATGGCGAACTATCGATGTATTGATGAACAATCTTTTCAAAAGATGGTTCTGAATGATGCAGCTGGGATATATTTGAATAAGAGCTTTAACTCGCTTGTGATTGGGAGTGGAGGACATGCAAATGTATCATACAATCACCGCGACCTGAGAAATGCAGTGAACTTGGAACGTAGGCGTACCATTTTTGGAGGTGATGCAGCTGCTGTTGAAGCACACTTTAAGAAAATGCATGAATTCAATAAAGACTTCTACAGTGCAATCCAAACGGATAAAGAAGGGAAGCTCTTGAACGTTTTCTGGGCTGATGCAAGGTGCAGGGCACAATACAAAGATTTTGGAGATATTATCACATTTGATACAACTTTCCTATGCAACAG GTACAAAATGCCTTTTGCTCCTTTTATTGGTTGCAATCATCACGGCTCATCAATCGTCCTTGGTGCTGCCCTAATAACCTACGAGGATGCAGAATCATTTGTTTGGGTATTCGAACAATGGCTGCAGTGTATGGGAAAACCCCCAATGGGCATCATCACCGATCAGTGTAAGGCTATTGGAAAGGCAGTCCAGACTGCATTTCCTGGTGTGCCGCATAGGTTATGTGTTTGGCATATTATGCAGAATGCAAGCAGAAACTTGGGCAAATATTCGAGCTGGAAAGAAATAGATAAAGATTTTCAAGTAGTCGTGCACGACACACTGACCATCGAAGAATTTGATGATGCATGGAAATCCATGGTTACGAAATTTGGGTTACAGAACGACAAATGGATAAATGAAACTTATCGTATTCGGGCCAGTTGGGCCCCTGGTTATTGGCGGAGCTCATTTTGGGCTGGAATGTCATCGTCACAAAGGAGTGAAGGAATGAACCGCTTTTTCAAAACATATGTAGGCTTAAACACGTGTTTGATACAATTCATGAAGCAATTTGAGGCAGCTCTTAGAGGAAAAGTGGAAGAGGAAAAGAAGTTACATCTCGActcacaaaataaaccatatACTTATAACAACACCCTAATTGCGGAGGTAGTGTTCTGCAAGGCATACACCAATACAAAGTTTAAAGAGGTGAGGGGTGAGGTGATGGGTCTGACGCACACAAATATTGTGAGTACTGGCCGTGACGGCACAAAAATCTTATATGATGCGGTGGAGAAGATCCCAATCCCCGTACATAAAGCAAAGCAGAAGACTTTTCAGGTTACCATTGACAAAGAAATGGGTGAGTTTACTTGCTCATGTATGCTTTTTGAGTTTCGGGGAATTTTGTGCAGGCACATCATTCGTGCGATTCATTGTGAGGATGTCAACTCTATACCTGATAAGTACATTTTGACTAGATGGAGGAAAAACGTAGTTAGGGATTACGAGAGTATCAAGGTTGAGTATTATGACCCAAATGACTCAACCCAAGTGAAAAACAGTAGGGAGGTAGCAAAACGGAACAACTACATTTCTACGTTGGCACTGCACAATAGTGAGACACTCTCGATTTTTATGGAAGCCACTGAAAAAATGCGTGAGAGTCTCGAAGATACAATTGGTATTAAGAGGACtgatggtgatgattttatggACTGGTGGGACCCTTCGAGTAAGAGGGTGTTTGGCCGCCGTAGGATAAGGCCAAAGGAAAACAATAAACAACACCTCGAACGCTCCGCAGTGCCAGTTGAAGGGGCCAGTAAAGATCCGATAGACCAAAGAGGCAAAGGTAGGGCTCAAGAGAAAAGGAAAAAGCACCCAGCTGagaaaaaaacaaggaaaagGCGAAAAAATGTTGTGCACGACACAGACGAGGATATGGACGAG GAGAATGATGAGGCATTGCCAAATGGAGAACAAGGCCATGTTGATGCTGGTAGAAGTGCTGGTGTAACTGATTCTTACTACGGTGGATATCAATATTACGGCGGAAATTTTATCAATCCGGGATACAATCCTAACTTTTTCGCACCCAGCAGCAGTAATTATCGTCCGAATATATATCTGAACCAGCAACCACTTGGAAGAGGTTATCCCAACTTCAGCGTGAGGAATCCGCAACAGCTTTCACAGTCATACATGTCGCAAGGATCAAACCAATATTCAGCTATGCGTCCAGGCTTTTGA
- the LOC110787997 gene encoding uncharacterized protein: MDNYPSYSYPDSGDSSPRSREIDFENPPPSWEEQQQQQHQQPPQSSLNHKVKFMVSYGGKIQPRPHDNLLSYVGGETKILAVDRSAKFSSLLSKLSSILSSDSAANDAISGFTFKYQLPGEELDALISVTNDDDLENMMHEYDRLFRGSAKPARLRIFLFPIHKAGSFGSTSSETGKIDRDSDRFVEALNSGPPPPPPLSQVNNNMDFLFGLDKGPVPIQLPVQVQRHEPDPQIDARIQELNRMHISVQEMNRQKSEEANYAAGAPANIQSSVQIPSGYWQPPPPANMEQQQLTQQMPPQQQMPPQHHQQFHQQQQQHQPQPQHQQQQQQQQQPVYMVHAPPQANVYHAPMMRPVTGQPGQPGQGYYHIQRVQSDQVYREQPVQYNMGSGKMGGYSEGMGLPVRPVAGMTAENAGYTQMAYDNGSGRQVYYGAPPGNGGVITTPFQGVAVNGSGEMRTVVGGPGGLTSVPAEGNKGIQKVVSNNSSTV; the protein is encoded by the coding sequence ATGGACAATTACCCTTCCTATTCTTACCCAGATTCCGGCGACTCCTCCCCTCGTTCCCGTGAAATCGACTTCGAAAACCCTCCGCCGTCATgggaagaacaacaacaacagcagcaccAACAACCGCCGCAGTCTTCACTCAACCACAAGGTCAAATTCATGGTTAGCTATGGCGGTAAAATTCAGCCGCGCCCTCACGATAATCTCCTCTCTTACGTCGGCGGTGAAACCAAAATTCTTGCTGTCGATCGCTCCGCCAAATTCTCGTCTCTCTTGTCCAAGCTTTCGTCTATTCTTTCGTCAGATTCCGCTGCTAACGACGCTATTTCTGGTTTTACTTTCAAATATCAGCTCCCCGGAGAAGAACTCGATGCTTTGATTTCTGTTACCAACGATGATGATTTGGAGAATATGATGCATGAATATGATCGCCTCTTTCGCGGCTCTGCCAAACCGGCTCGCTTGCGGATTTTTCTGTTTCCGATTCATAAAGCCGGTTCGTTTGGCTCTACTTCATCTGAAACTGGTAAGATAGACCGTGATTCCGACCGGTTCGTTGAGGCTTTGAATTCCGGCCCACCACCGCCTCCTCCTCTTTCTCAGGTGAATAACAACATGGATTTCTTATTCGGATTAGACAAAGGCCCGGTTCCAATTCAACTTCCAGTTCAGGTTCAGCGACATGAACCGGATCCACAGATAGACGCACGGATCCAAGAGCTGAACCGGATGCACATCTCAGTACAGGAAATGAATCGACAAAAATCCGAGGAAGCGAATTACGCCGCCGGTGCTCCGGCGAATATTCAATCGTCTGTTCAAATTCCGTCGGGATACTGGCAACCACCGCCACCGGCAAACATGGAACAACAACAACTGACACAGCAGATGCCACCTCAGCAACAGATGCCACCTCAGCATCACCAACAATTccatcaacaacaacagcagcaccAACCTCAACCAcagcatcaacaacaacaacaacaacaacaacaacctgTTTACATGGTGCATGCTCCACCACAGGCGAATGTATACCACGCGCCGATGATGCGACCAGTGACCGGACAACCAGGTCAACCCGGGCAAGGATACTACCATATTCAAAGAGTACAATCCGACCAGGTATACCGGGAGCAGCCGGTGCAGTACAACATGGGATCAGGGAAGATGGGAGGATACTCAGAAGGAATGGGATTACCGGTAAGGCCAGTAGCAGGTATGACGGCGGAGAACGCGGGATACACGCAAATGGCGTATGATAATGGAAGTGGGAGACAGGTGTACTATGGTGCGCCACCTGGAAATGGAGGAGTAATAACGACGCCGTTTCAAGGAGTAGCGGTAAACGGAAGCGGTGAGATGAGAACGGTGGTAGGTGGTCCAGGAGGTTTAACGAGTGTTCCTGCTGAGGGTAATAAGGGTATTCAGAAAGTTGTGTCTAATAATTCTTCTACCGTGtga